The uncultured Desulfatiglans sp. DNA window ACCCTTCCAACGCATATTTGGAGGATGCGTAGGGCCCAGAAAGCGGCATCGCAAGACGGCCCAAAGCGGAGCTTACCTGCACAATTCGGCCTTTTCCTCTGCGAATAAGCGGCAGGAAGGCCTGGATGACCCGGAGCTGCCCGACCAGATTCACCTCGAAGGCCCGTCTGAATTCTTCGAGTGGGGCGTATTCCACCGGTCCAGGAACACTGATCCCGGCATTGTTCACCACTGCGAACAGACCGTCTTTGCCCCCCAGCTGATCGGCCACGGCAACGGCCGCCTGCACCTGCTCATCGTCCGTGACATCGAGCAGGAGGGGATGGAGTCTGCGACAATCCGTCTGCATCTGCAGGAGCGCCTTCCGATCGGCACTCGTCCTGACCCCGGCAAGGACCGTGAAACCGCTTTCCATCAAAGCGTGCACCACACAACGTCCAATCCCGGTAGACGTCCCCGTGACAAGCACCTTTTTCCCAAAATTATTTTTTTTCACAGGCATATTCCGTATCTCCGTGTCCACTGCCTCTCTTTCCCGACCATAGCGCTTATCTTCGCAGCAATTGCCTTGACCATCCGAGGCCGCATGCCTACCATACCTGGGCAGATCCGGTTTTCAAAGGGCAGCGCTGTTCCCGACTATTCTCGACCTCTTTGCGCGGTTTTTTTTGGGGTGACTTTCCGGCCGGTTCGGTGCGGGCTCCGGTATCTCCTGGTTTCGGCAGGCGATCCCCCGCCCACGGCTTTACAGAAAGCCACGTGCAGAAACACTTTCGGCCATGACACCGATGACGAAAGCCCTCACTGATGATCTCGGCCACAAAGGAACACGTTCATTATGCAGAGAAAATTGAGCCCTCTCGAGCATGCGGTATGGCTGGGAGGACAAACGCTCCCGCTGAATGAGGTCATCGTCTGGCGCGTCCACGGACGTTTTTCCTTAGACCAGCTGCAAAACGCTCTCAGAAGCCTCAGGACGCAACAGCCCTTTTCAAGTCTGAGAGTCTCAGTGGACCCCGTGCTGGGTCCCTCTTTGACAAACGATGGCGTCCCCGAATTCGAGGTTCGGGAGGAGGACATCGGGCCGTCCGCCGATTGGACACCCGCAGCCGAAGAAGAGTTGGAGCGCCCTTTTTCATGGGACGAAGGGCCTCTCCTGCGCTTTCGCCTGCTTCGTTCGGAAGCGTTCACGGATATCCTTCTGAGCCTTCACCATGCACTCTACGATGGGCTGTCATCTCACTACATAATGCACGAAATCATGACGCTCATGGCGGAAGGGCCGAAAAAACAAGCTGCAGCCGCTTTTCCGCCCACGTTTGACGACCTGCTGCCTCCCGAGGCATCCAGACGTCTAGGGACAGTATTGAGTTTGAATGCTGTCAAACTCATTGGGCCCTTTTGCCGGGTATGGCTCCGTCCACGCCGCAGAATGAATCCTTCGCCAAGCCTTCCCATCCCCGCTGTGTTGAACGAACGTTCAACCCATGCCTTTCGAGTCATCCATGGCAGCATTCCGCCCGAGAACGCAAGCAACCTGCTTTCGGGTTGCAAGGCCAGAAAGGTGTCCGTCCTTGCAGCTGCCTCTGCAGCCTGCCTGCTGGCGCTGGCCAAACGTTCCCGAGATAAAAATCTCCGAAAGTACGGATTTGCCAGTCCGGTCAACATGAGGCCTTGGTTATCCCCCCCCCTTACCGGCGAGTTAGGGCTTTTCCTTTCACGCATCAACGCCCATATCTACTGTGCTCCAAATCAGGATTTCTGGCAAACCGCCAGGAAGATCAACGAAAAAATCCAACGCAGACTGGTCAAAAGCAAGCTTTTTACCCTTCACCTGCTGGTGTCTGCTGTGCTCGCGGGTCTACCGGATGATTGTCTCGGGCCGA harbors:
- a CDS encoding Retinol dehydrogenase, with translation MPVKKNNFGKKVLVTGTSTGIGRCVVHALMESGFTVLAGVRTSADRKALLQMQTDCRRLHPLLLDVTDDEQVQAAVAVADQLGGKDGLFAVVNNAGISVPGPVEYAPLEEFRRAFEVNLVGQLRVIQAFLPLIRRGKGRIVQVSSALGRLAMPLSGPYASSKYALEGLTDSLRRELRPWGIRVSLIEPGSVRSAIWEKIDAQARGIQRALPEEMQKIYAPLAEPMTHIWKEAELRAVPPAIAARAVLHALHARHPRTRYLVGPDAYAVAALSTLVPARAMDWLLKMFLRKVRSSKC
- a CDS encoding hypothetical protein (Evidence 5 : Unknown function), which encodes MQRKLSPLEHAVWLGGQTLPLNEVIVWRVHGRFSLDQLQNALRSLRTQQPFSSLRVSVDPVLGPSLTNDGVPEFEVREEDIGPSADWTPAAEEELERPFSWDEGPLLRFRLLRSEAFTDILLSLHHALYDGLSSHYIMHEIMTLMAEGPKKQAAAAFPPTFDDLLPPEASRRLGTVLSLNAVKLIGPFCRVWLRPRRRMNPSPSLPIPAVLNERSTHAFRVIHGSIPPENASNLLSGCKARKVSVLAAASAACLLALAKRSRDKNLRKYGFASPVNMRPWLSPPLTGELGLFLSRINAHIYCAPNQDFWQTARKINEKIQRRLVKSKLFTLHLLVSAVLAGLPDDCLGPTLARFGTRPARYDFTISNVGRLPVRDNYGPYRVSASWGMENLFAGRRTVAIQSLGNALFFTLSFRDFVMGKQEASGLLSDIIQQLEFC